A genomic window from Bactrocera tryoni isolate S06 unplaced genomic scaffold, CSIRO_BtryS06_freeze2 scaffold_485, whole genome shotgun sequence includes:
- the LOC120781189 gene encoding uncharacterized protein LOC120781189, translating into MKEIFMTHVSHGAVGVANGSGYMNSDVFPRFMRHFIKQTGANADSPTMLLLDNHGSHLSIEAIDLALEHGITLLSFPPKCTHKMQRVFAPFKGMMTVKHDAWKKSNIGVTFDLHHVPLLVNQCLDVMLTPKTIKSGFRTTGIYPFNPQIFTEVDFVASELSGENLFGDEKKDADNQRRVLASGDAIVTAANEEVSTSEASTSAPASTSRRCLLFRLHSSVMH; encoded by the coding sequence GAGATTTTTATGACTCATGTGAGTCATGGCGCTGTTGGTGTTGCGAACGGTTCTGGTTACATGAACTCTGACGTATTCCCTCGATTCATGCGTCATTTCATCAAGCAAACCGGTGCTAATGCCGATTCGCCAACCATGTTGCTGCTGGACAACCACGGTTCGCATTTATCGATCGAGGCGATAGATTTGGCGTTGGAACATGGCATCACTTTGCTGTCTTTTCCGCCGAAATGCACGCACAAAATGCAGCGTgtatttgcaccatttaaaggcaTGATGACCGTGAAGCATGATGCATGGAAAAAGTCCAACATTGGTGTCACTTTCGATCTGCATCATGTGCCGCTCCTTGTTAATCAGTGCCTCGATGTTATGTTAACGCCGAAAACCATCAAATCCGGCTTCCGAACAACTGGCATCTACCCGTTCAACccgcaaattttcactgaagttgactttgTCGCTTCGGAACTGAGCGGCGAAAATTTGTTCGGTGACGAAAAGAAAGACGCCGACAATCAACGTCGAGTTCTTGCCTCTGGTGATGCCATTGTGACTGCTGCGAATGAGGAGGTGTCAACGTCGGAGGCATCGACAAGTGCCCCAGCATCAACAAGTCGTCGTTGTCTCTTGTTTCGGCTCCACAGCTCCGTgatgcattga